A stretch of Bradyrhizobium sp. CCBAU 53338 DNA encodes these proteins:
- a CDS encoding YaiI/YqxD family protein, translating to MTDTPTRIYVDADACPVKDEIYRVALRHGVPVSVVAGNFIRVPQDPLIERIAAGAGMDAADDWIAERARPGDVVVTSDIPLASRCVKAGADVIAPNGKPFTEESIGMTLAVRNLMTDLRSAGEVTGGPRSFSPRDRSAFLSALDQTLRRIQRRRADQAATSQG from the coding sequence ATGACTGACACCCCCACCCGCATCTATGTCGATGCCGACGCCTGCCCGGTGAAGGACGAGATTTATCGCGTCGCGCTCCGGCACGGCGTGCCCGTCAGCGTGGTCGCCGGCAATTTTATCCGCGTGCCGCAGGACCCGCTGATCGAGCGCATCGCCGCGGGCGCTGGGATGGACGCGGCCGACGACTGGATCGCCGAACGGGCGAGGCCCGGCGACGTCGTTGTCACGTCGGACATTCCGCTGGCGAGCCGCTGCGTGAAAGCCGGAGCCGACGTGATCGCGCCGAACGGCAAGCCGTTTACGGAAGAGTCGATCGGCATGACGCTGGCCGTGCGCAACCTGATGACGGATTTGCGCTCGGCCGGCGAAGTCACCGGCGGCCCGCGCTCGTTCTCGCCCCGGGACCGCTCCGCCTTCCTCTCGGCGCTCGATCAGACGCTGCGCCGGATCCAGCGCCGCCGTGCCGACCAGGCCGCCACGAGTCAGGGCTAG
- a CDS encoding ABC-F family ATP-binding cassette domain-containing protein codes for MAPPLIQLKDIKLTFGGTPLLSGVELNVAPSERVCLIGRNGSGKSTLLRIAAGLVEPDDGTRFVQPGATVRYLPQEPDFGEYKTTLAYVESGLAPGDDQHQARYLLEQLGLTGEENPHNLSGGEARRAALAYVLAPSPDILLLDEPTNHLDLSTIEWLEKELDSRRSALVIISHDRRFLTNLSRSTAWLDRGKIKQIDRGFASFETWRDEVLAEEERDQHKLDRKIVDEEHWLRHGVSGRRKRNVKRLANLHALRDQRRNYRGTAGTASLAAAEAEQSGKLVIEAKGISKAYGDRVIVDNFSTRIQRGDRLGIIGPNGAGKTTLVNLLTGAAQPDSGTVRLGANLETATLDQHRESLDPKSTLAEALTGGRGDQIMVGGKPKHVVGYMKDFLFGQEQRGTPVEVLSGGERGRLMLARALAKPSNLLVLDEPTNDLDLETLDVLEEMLGDYEGTVILISHDRDFLDRVVTSVIAPEGNGKWIEYAGGYSDMLAQRGTDLKRETTKAQPTAEKKEERVAAPASAPKRKLSFNEKHALETLPQKMESLQADIAKLQRVLDDPNLYAKDRKKFDDTSAAIARAHEDLSAAEERWLELEMLREEIEQA; via the coding sequence ATGGCACCCCCGCTGATCCAACTGAAAGACATCAAGCTGACCTTTGGCGGCACGCCGCTGCTGTCGGGCGTCGAGCTCAATGTCGCGCCGTCCGAACGCGTCTGCCTGATCGGCCGCAACGGCTCCGGTAAATCGACGCTGCTCAGAATTGCAGCCGGCCTGGTCGAGCCCGATGACGGTACGCGCTTCGTGCAGCCCGGCGCGACGGTCCGCTATCTGCCGCAGGAGCCCGACTTCGGCGAGTACAAGACCACGCTGGCCTACGTCGAATCCGGGCTCGCCCCCGGCGACGATCAGCACCAGGCGCGCTATCTGCTCGAGCAGCTCGGCCTGACCGGCGAGGAGAACCCGCATAATCTCTCCGGCGGCGAGGCGCGCCGCGCAGCGTTGGCCTATGTGCTCGCGCCCTCGCCCGACATCCTGCTGCTGGACGAGCCGACCAACCATCTCGATCTCTCCACCATCGAATGGCTGGAAAAGGAGCTCGACTCCCGGCGCAGCGCGCTTGTCATCATCAGCCACGACCGCCGCTTCCTCACCAATCTCTCGCGCTCCACCGCCTGGCTCGACCGCGGCAAGATCAAGCAGATCGATCGCGGCTTTGCCTCGTTCGAGACCTGGCGCGACGAGGTGCTGGCGGAGGAGGAACGCGATCAGCACAAGCTCGACCGCAAGATCGTCGACGAGGAGCACTGGCTGCGCCACGGCGTCTCCGGCCGCCGCAAGCGCAACGTCAAGCGGCTCGCCAATCTGCATGCGCTACGCGACCAGCGCCGCAATTATCGCGGCACCGCCGGCACCGCCAGTCTCGCAGCCGCTGAAGCCGAGCAATCCGGCAAGCTGGTGATCGAGGCCAAGGGCATCAGCAAGGCCTATGGCGATCGCGTGATCGTCGACAATTTCTCCACCCGCATCCAGCGCGGCGACCGGCTCGGCATCATCGGCCCGAACGGCGCCGGCAAGACCACGCTGGTCAATCTCTTGACCGGTGCTGCGCAACCAGATTCCGGCACGGTACGGTTAGGAGCCAATCTCGAGACCGCCACGCTCGACCAGCATCGTGAAAGCCTCGATCCCAAGTCGACGCTGGCCGAGGCGCTGACCGGCGGTCGTGGCGATCAAATCATGGTCGGCGGCAAGCCGAAGCACGTCGTCGGCTACATGAAGGACTTCCTGTTCGGCCAGGAGCAGCGTGGCACGCCGGTGGAGGTGCTCTCTGGCGGTGAGCGCGGTCGGCTGATGCTGGCGCGCGCGCTGGCGAAGCCCTCGAACCTCCTGGTGCTGGACGAGCCGACCAACGATCTCGATCTCGAGACGCTCGACGTGCTCGAGGAGATGCTCGGCGACTACGAGGGCACGGTCATCCTGATCAGCCACGACCGCGACTTCCTCGATCGCGTCGTCACCTCCGTGATCGCGCCGGAGGGCAACGGCAAGTGGATCGAATATGCCGGCGGCTACAGCGACATGCTGGCGCAACGCGGCACGGACCTCAAGCGCGAGACCACGAAAGCGCAGCCGACCGCAGAGAAAAAGGAGGAGCGCGTTGCTGCGCCCGCCTCCGCGCCGAAGCGCAAGCTGAGCTTCAACGAGAAGCACGCGCTGGAAACGCTGCCGCAGAAGATGGAATCGTTGCAGGCCGACATCGCCAAGCTGCAGCGCGTGCTTGACGATCCCAATCTCTATGCAAAAGATCGCAAGAAATTCGACGATACCTCGGCCGCCATCGCCAGGGCACATGAAGACCTGTCCGCAGCCGAAGAGCGCTGGCTCGAACTCGAAATGCTCCGCGAAGAGATAGAACAGGCTTGA
- a CDS encoding MaoC family dehydratase, with translation MNEIWKKPPITLEAYQAMVGKEIGVSSWHLIDQPRIDTYADVIEDHQFIHVDPERAKKETAFGSTIAHGFLTMSLLSIMSYEVMPAVAGATMGVNYGFDKLRFISPVRSGKRVRGRFVLAEAKLRKPNELQTRTNVTVEIEGEDKPALVAEWLGLTYFA, from the coding sequence ATGAACGAAATCTGGAAGAAGCCGCCGATCACGCTCGAGGCCTATCAGGCCATGGTCGGCAAGGAGATCGGCGTATCGTCCTGGCACCTGATCGACCAGCCCCGCATCGACACCTATGCCGACGTGATCGAGGATCACCAATTCATCCACGTCGATCCTGAAAGGGCGAAGAAGGAGACCGCGTTCGGCTCCACCATCGCGCACGGATTCCTCACGATGTCGCTGCTGTCGATCATGTCCTATGAGGTGATGCCGGCGGTTGCAGGCGCCACGATGGGCGTGAACTACGGGTTCGACAAGCTGCGCTTCATCTCGCCGGTGCGCTCGGGCAAGCGCGTCCGTGGCCGCTTCGTGCTGGCGGAAGCCAAGCTGCGCAAGCCTAACGAATTGCAGACCCGTACCAACGTGACGGTGGAGATCGAAGGCGAGGACAAGCCCGCGCTGGTCGCGGAGTGGCTCGGCCTGACTTACTTCGCGTAA
- a CDS encoding SDR family NAD(P)-dependent oxidoreductase, which translates to MAIRFDGRVAIVTGAGNGLGKAHALGLASRGAKVVVNDFGGARDGTGASLSPAEAVVEEIRKAGGTAMADGADVSNFEQVTAMVERATKEWGSVDIMCANAGILRDKSFGKMEAADFQKVLDVHLVGTFYCCKAVWAGMRDRNYGRIVLTTSSSGLYGNFGQANYGAAKSGMVGLMNVLAEEGRKNDIRVNIISPTAATRMTEELLPPQALQLMKPNAITPAVEYMLSEDAPTRTIMGAGAGSFAVIKILESEGINLPESEWTPDAVAAHFAEISDMSKAKALAGAFEQTQKYVAQAAARAGIKL; encoded by the coding sequence ATGGCAATCAGGTTCGACGGACGCGTCGCCATCGTCACCGGCGCGGGCAATGGTCTCGGCAAGGCGCATGCGCTGGGCCTTGCGAGCCGCGGCGCGAAAGTCGTGGTCAACGATTTCGGCGGCGCGCGCGACGGCACCGGCGCCTCGCTCTCACCGGCCGAAGCCGTGGTCGAGGAGATCCGCAAGGCCGGCGGCACCGCGATGGCCGACGGCGCCGACGTCTCGAATTTCGAGCAGGTCACCGCCATGGTCGAGCGCGCCACCAAGGAGTGGGGCAGTGTCGACATCATGTGCGCCAATGCCGGCATCCTGCGCGACAAGTCGTTCGGCAAGATGGAAGCGGCCGATTTCCAGAAGGTGCTCGACGTGCATCTCGTCGGCACCTTCTACTGCTGCAAGGCGGTCTGGGCCGGCATGCGCGACCGCAATTACGGCCGCATCGTGCTGACGACCTCGTCCTCCGGCCTCTACGGCAATTTCGGTCAGGCCAATTACGGCGCGGCGAAATCAGGCATGGTCGGCCTGATGAACGTGCTGGCGGAAGAGGGCCGCAAGAACGACATCCGCGTCAACATCATCTCGCCGACGGCGGCGACCCGCATGACCGAAGAGCTGCTGCCGCCGCAGGCGCTGCAATTGATGAAGCCGAACGCGATCACGCCCGCGGTCGAGTATATGCTGAGCGAGGACGCGCCGACCCGCACCATCATGGGTGCCGGCGCCGGCTCCTTCGCGGTAATCAAGATCCTGGAGAGCGAGGGCATCAACCTGCCGGAGTCCGAATGGACGCCCGATGCGGTCGCCGCGCATTTCGCCGAGATCAGCGACATGTCGAAGGCCAAGGCGCTGGCGGGTGCTTTCGAGCAGACGCAGAAATACGTGGCGCAGGCCGCGGCACGGGCGGGGATCAAGCTCTGA
- a CDS encoding isobutyryl-CoA dehydrogenase yields MQFALNEDQVAVRDMALAFAASRIAPHALRWDEEKHFPVDVMREAATLGMGGIYIREDVGGSAMTRFDAALIFEALATGCPTTSAFISIHNMASWMIDAFGSDTQRHQWLPKLCTMELIASYCLTEPGAGSDAAALRTRAVRDGDHYVLDGQKQFISGAGGTDLLVAMVRTGGDGPGGISTLVIDGKTPGVSFGANERKMGWNAQPTRAVMFENARVPVANRLSEEGVGFKIAMAGLDGGRLNITACSLGGAQTALDKARAYMKDRKAFGKRLDEFQALQFKLADMAIELEAARTFLWRAAAALDRKDPDATMLCAMAKRFGTDVGFEVANHALQLHGGYGYLSEYGIEKIVRDLRVHQILEGTNEIMRLIVARKLIEGAR; encoded by the coding sequence ATGCAGTTCGCTCTGAACGAGGATCAGGTCGCGGTTCGCGACATGGCGTTGGCGTTTGCGGCTTCGCGGATCGCGCCGCACGCGTTGCGCTGGGACGAGGAGAAGCATTTCCCCGTCGACGTGATGCGCGAGGCCGCAACGCTCGGCATGGGCGGCATCTACATCCGCGAGGATGTCGGTGGCTCTGCCATGACGCGGTTCGACGCGGCGCTGATCTTCGAGGCGCTCGCGACGGGCTGCCCGACCACTTCGGCGTTCATCTCCATTCACAACATGGCGAGCTGGATGATCGATGCCTTCGGCAGCGACACCCAGCGCCATCAATGGCTGCCAAAGCTCTGCACGATGGAGCTGATCGCGAGCTATTGCCTGACCGAGCCGGGCGCCGGCTCCGATGCGGCGGCCCTTCGCACGCGCGCGGTGCGCGACGGCGATCACTACGTCCTCGACGGTCAGAAGCAGTTCATCTCCGGCGCCGGCGGCACCGACCTGCTGGTCGCGATGGTGCGCACCGGCGGCGACGGCCCCGGCGGCATCTCGACCCTCGTCATCGACGGCAAGACGCCGGGTGTCTCCTTCGGCGCCAATGAGCGCAAGATGGGCTGGAACGCGCAGCCGACCCGCGCGGTGATGTTCGAAAATGCCCGCGTGCCCGTCGCCAACCGGCTGAGCGAGGAGGGCGTCGGTTTCAAGATCGCCATGGCCGGCCTCGACGGCGGCCGACTCAACATCACGGCATGTTCGCTCGGCGGCGCGCAGACTGCGCTCGACAAGGCGCGCGCCTACATGAAGGATCGCAAGGCTTTCGGAAAGCGCCTCGACGAGTTCCAGGCGCTTCAATTCAAGCTTGCCGACATGGCGATCGAGCTGGAGGCGGCACGCACCTTCCTCTGGCGCGCGGCGGCTGCGCTCGACCGCAAGGACCCCGACGCCACCATGCTCTGTGCGATGGCAAAACGCTTCGGTACCGATGTCGGCTTCGAGGTCGCCAACCATGCGCTGCAACTGCACGGCGGCTACGGCTATCTCAGCGAATACGGAATCGAAAAGATCGTGCGCGATCTGCGCGTGCACCAGATTCTCGAAGGCACCAATGAAATCATGCGGCTCATCGTGGCGCGCAAATTGATCGAGGGCGCGCGATGA
- a CDS encoding AMP-binding protein yields the protein MTTFQDARAFLLAHRTDYETAVRNFRWPDPDPFNWALDWFDAELATNAESKDRPALWIVDAAQDKQTKLSFAALSLRSNQVANFLRAQGLKRGDHLLLLLGNVVPLWETMLAAIKLGVVVIPATTLLTAEELRDRLDRGRAKAVVAAQDQVAKFASLGVDGIARIVVGEASDGWLAYDEAAKASESFTPDGPTNADDPMLLYFTSGTTAKPKLVRHSQRSYPVGHLSTMYWIGLKPGDVHLNISSPGWAKHAWSCFFAPWNAGATVFVVNQPRFDAKGLLATIGRCGVTTLCAPPTVWRLFIQENLASFKMSLREVCGAGEPLNPEVIDQVQAAWGLTIRDGYGQTETTALAGNSPGQKIKVGSMGRPLPGYRVQVSDADGHPAKEGEVALLLGADRPAGLMQGYQGDDGKLSGAEGELYRSGDVVFADEDGYLTFVGRSDDVFKSSDYRISPFELESVLLEHELVAEAAVVPSPDPIRLAIPKAFVLLTSGAERSPETALSIFKHLHTRLAPFKRIRRIEIVTELPKTISGKIRRVQLRRLERDNDRDDPLRGREFREEDFPELPKTRSET from the coding sequence ATGACGACATTTCAGGACGCGCGCGCGTTTCTTCTCGCACACCGCACGGATTACGAGACAGCGGTTAGGAATTTCCGCTGGCCCGATCCCGACCCCTTCAACTGGGCGCTCGATTGGTTCGACGCCGAGCTGGCGACGAATGCGGAGAGCAAGGATCGGCCCGCGCTCTGGATTGTCGATGCTGCGCAGGACAAGCAGACAAAGCTGTCCTTCGCCGCGCTCTCGCTGCGCTCCAACCAGGTTGCCAATTTTCTCCGCGCGCAGGGCCTCAAGCGCGGCGACCATCTCCTGCTGCTGCTCGGCAATGTGGTTCCGCTGTGGGAGACCATGCTGGCGGCAATAAAACTCGGCGTCGTCGTGATCCCCGCGACCACGCTCCTGACGGCCGAGGAACTGCGCGACCGGCTTGATCGCGGCAGAGCGAAGGCCGTGGTGGCCGCGCAGGACCAGGTCGCGAAGTTCGCAAGTCTTGGCGTCGACGGTATCGCGCGGATCGTCGTGGGCGAGGCGTCCGATGGCTGGCTTGCCTATGACGAGGCGGCCAAAGCTTCGGAGAGTTTTACGCCTGATGGTCCGACCAACGCCGACGACCCGATGCTGCTCTATTTCACTTCGGGCACGACGGCCAAACCGAAGCTGGTGCGGCACAGCCAGCGCAGCTATCCCGTAGGCCACCTCTCCACCATGTACTGGATCGGGCTGAAGCCCGGCGACGTCCATCTGAACATCTCATCGCCCGGCTGGGCCAAGCATGCCTGGAGCTGCTTCTTCGCGCCGTGGAATGCCGGCGCGACGGTGTTCGTGGTCAACCAGCCGCGCTTCGATGCCAAGGGCCTGCTCGCCACCATCGGCCGTTGTGGCGTCACCACGTTGTGCGCGCCGCCGACCGTGTGGCGGCTGTTCATTCAGGAGAACCTGGCCTCGTTCAAAATGAGCTTGCGTGAGGTCTGCGGCGCAGGCGAGCCGCTCAACCCTGAAGTGATCGACCAGGTGCAGGCCGCCTGGGGACTCACCATCCGCGACGGCTACGGCCAGACCGAGACCACCGCGCTTGCCGGCAACTCGCCGGGCCAGAAGATCAAGGTCGGCTCGATGGGCCGGCCGCTGCCGGGCTATCGCGTGCAGGTCAGCGACGCCGACGGCCACCCGGCCAAGGAGGGCGAGGTGGCGCTGCTGCTGGGTGCCGACCGTCCCGCCGGCTTGATGCAGGGCTATCAGGGCGACGACGGCAAGCTGTCCGGCGCCGAAGGCGAGCTCTATCGCAGCGGCGACGTGGTCTTCGCGGACGAAGATGGCTATCTCACCTTCGTCGGCCGCTCCGACGACGTGTTCAAATCCTCCGACTATCGCATCAGCCCGTTCGAGCTGGAGAGCGTGCTGCTGGAGCACGAACTTGTCGCGGAAGCCGCGGTGGTGCCGAGTCCCGATCCCATCCGGCTCGCGATCCCCAAGGCCTTCGTGCTGCTGACCTCGGGCGCGGAGCGCTCGCCGGAGACGGCGCTCTCGATCTTCAAGCACCTGCATACGCGCCTTGCGCCCTTCAAGCGCATCCGGCGGATCGAAATCGTCACCGAATTGCCGAAGACGATCTCTGGCAAAATCCGGCGCGTGCAGCTACGACGGCTCGAACGCGACAACGATCGCGACGATCCGCTGCGTGGCCGGGAATTCCGCGAGGAGGATTTTCCGGAGCTGCCTAAAACGAGAAGCGAGACCTGA
- a CDS encoding enoyl-CoA hydratase/isomerase family protein encodes MSSVEEGDLVARVEGAAGIVRLNRPKAINAVTLEMFRDIEKALDRFEADSAVAVILLEGAGERGLCAGGDIRALWESSKVNGDLGRILWREEYILNARIKKFPKPYVAFMDGIVMGGGVGLSAHASHRVVTDRTKLAMPEVGLGFFPDVGGTWLLSRSPGEIGTFFGLTGQTMNGPDAIHAKFADWVVQAVKLPALREALTKVRPGVTAADVSKLIDGFATGETAGPVAAKEPVIDALFGFDRMEDIFAALKRDGSEFALATLKTLNEKSPRGMVVTLKLLRLARTAPSLEECLVREYRAACEVFRSDDFREGVRAAVIDKDRNPTWSPPRIEDVTPQMLAPYLAEIGADELKFN; translated from the coding sequence ATGAGTTCGGTGGAAGAGGGCGATCTCGTCGCCCGTGTCGAGGGCGCGGCCGGCATTGTCAGGCTCAATCGCCCCAAGGCGATCAATGCCGTGACGCTGGAGATGTTTCGCGACATCGAGAAGGCACTCGACCGCTTCGAGGCCGATTCCGCCGTCGCTGTGATCCTGCTGGAAGGCGCCGGCGAGCGCGGCCTGTGCGCCGGCGGCGACATCCGCGCGCTCTGGGAGAGTTCGAAGGTCAACGGTGATCTCGGCAGGATCCTGTGGCGCGAGGAATACATCCTCAACGCCCGGATCAAGAAGTTTCCAAAGCCGTATGTCGCCTTCATGGACGGCATCGTGATGGGCGGTGGTGTCGGCCTGTCCGCGCATGCGAGCCACCGCGTGGTTACGGATCGGACGAAACTTGCGATGCCCGAGGTCGGGCTCGGCTTCTTCCCCGATGTCGGCGGCACTTGGTTGTTGTCGCGCTCGCCGGGCGAGATCGGCACGTTCTTCGGCCTGACCGGCCAGACCATGAACGGACCGGACGCGATTCATGCGAAGTTCGCCGATTGGGTGGTTCAGGCGGTGAAGCTGCCTGCGTTACGCGAGGCGCTGACCAAGGTTCGCCCGGGTGTGACCGCGGCCGATGTTAGCAAGCTCATCGACGGTTTTGCCACCGGTGAGACCGCGGGTCCGGTGGCAGCGAAAGAGCCCGTCATCGATGCGCTGTTCGGCTTCGACCGGATGGAAGACATTTTCGCCGCGCTCAAGCGCGACGGCTCCGAGTTCGCGCTGGCGACGCTGAAGACGCTGAACGAGAAATCGCCGCGCGGCATGGTGGTGACGCTGAAACTGCTGCGGCTCGCGCGTACTGCGCCGAGCCTGGAAGAGTGCCTGGTGCGCGAATATCGCGCGGCGTGCGAAGTGTTCCGCAGCGACGATTTCCGCGAGGGCGTGCGCGCCGCCGTGATCGACAAGGATCGCAACCCGACCTGGTCGCCGCCGCGGATCGAGGATGTGACGCCGCAAATGCTGGCGCCGTATCTCGCCGAGATCGGCGCGGATGAGCTGAAGTTCAACTAA
- a CDS encoding TIGR03862 family flavoprotein — protein sequence MTDIAVIGAGPAGLMAAEVLASGGARVTVYDAMPSAGRKFLMAGRGGLNLTHSEPLAGFLERYREAMPHLRAAVEAFPPDALRDWSAGLGQLTFVGSSGRVFPRTFKASPLLRAWLRRLDASGVRFAFRHRWTGWDAEGRLQFHTPESLLAIEAKATVLALGGASWPRLGSDGAWVDCLAAKGVAISKLRPANSAFTVAWSDVFRDRFEGQPLKGVALTVGAHTVRGEAMITRSGIEGGAIYALSAELREAVLGIGQATLTIALRPDLTADALTTRLSGTRGKQSLANFLRKAAQLSPVGIGLMQEATIASGRSLAAFSPTELAHLANAIPVQLTGIAPIDRAISTAGGIAFDELDDRFMLRKLPGVFAAGEMLDWEAPTGGYLLQASFATGAAAGRGVLEWLSR from the coding sequence CTGACTGACATCGCCGTCATCGGTGCCGGTCCCGCCGGGCTGATGGCGGCGGAGGTGCTCGCGTCGGGCGGGGCCCGCGTCACCGTCTACGATGCGATGCCGTCAGCCGGCCGCAAATTCCTGATGGCCGGACGTGGTGGCCTCAATCTTACCCACAGCGAGCCGCTGGCGGGTTTCCTCGAGCGCTATCGCGAAGCGATGCCGCATCTGCGCGCCGCGGTCGAAGCGTTTCCACCCGACGCGCTGCGCGACTGGAGCGCAGGCCTTGGGCAGCTGACCTTCGTTGGCAGCAGCGGACGGGTGTTTCCAAGGACGTTCAAGGCCTCGCCCCTGCTGCGCGCCTGGCTGCGGCGGCTCGATGCATCTGGTGTGCGGTTCGCGTTTCGGCACCGCTGGACCGGCTGGGATGCGGAGGGGCGGCTGCAATTCCATACGCCCGAGAGCCTGCTTGCGATCGAGGCCAAGGCAACCGTGCTCGCGCTTGGTGGTGCGAGCTGGCCGCGATTGGGCTCGGACGGTGCGTGGGTCGATTGCCTCGCCGCGAAGGGTGTTGCCATCTCCAAGCTGAGGCCCGCCAATTCCGCCTTCACGGTCGCATGGTCCGACGTTTTTCGCGACCGCTTCGAAGGCCAGCCGCTCAAGGGCGTGGCGCTGACGGTCGGCGCGCACACGGTGCGCGGCGAAGCGATGATCACCCGCAGCGGCATCGAAGGCGGTGCGATCTACGCGTTGTCGGCGGAGCTGCGCGAGGCGGTGCTCGGGATCGGGCAGGCGACCTTGACGATCGCGTTGCGGCCGGATCTCACCGCCGACGCGCTGACCACGCGGCTATCAGGGACACGCGGCAAGCAATCGCTCGCAAATTTCCTGCGCAAGGCCGCGCAATTGTCGCCGGTCGGCATTGGCCTGATGCAGGAGGCGACCATTGCCTCAGGCCGATCGCTGGCGGCGTTCTCACCGACGGAGCTTGCGCACCTGGCGAATGCGATTCCGGTTCAGCTCACCGGCATCGCGCCGATCGATCGCGCGATCTCGACGGCGGGCGGGATCGCCTTCGACGAGCTCGACGACCGCTTCATGCTGCGCAAATTGCCCGGCGTGTTCGCCGCCGGCGAGATGCTGGATTGGGAAGCCCCGACCGGCGGCTATCTGCTCCAAGCATCGTTCGCGACGGGGGCGGCTGCAGGCAGGGGCGTGCTGGAGTGGCTCAGCCGCTAA
- a CDS encoding D-TA family PLP-dependent enzyme, which translates to MTTPLAAKIAREYGTPCAVIDMDRVERNIARIQKACDDAGIANRPHIKTHKNPTIAKMQVAAGAKGITCQKIGEAEIMANAGIDDILISYNLLGEEKMARLGALNAKTRMTVAADNSTVVAGLPKAAAASGRPLSVVVECDTGRKRAGVETPAEAIALAREIAASKGLEFAGFMLYPTETGWGDAQKFFDEALAGVRAHGLDAKIVSTGGTPNLVNIGKLRGGTEHRFGTYIYNDRMQVAAGSATWDDCALHVYSTVVSRAAPERGILDAGSKTLTTDTGGLDGHGLILEHPEAKIAKFAEEHGFLDLSRSNTRPNVGDVVRIVPNHVCVVVNMMDEVVMVRGDEIIGTLPVAARGKLR; encoded by the coding sequence ATGACCACTCCCCTCGCCGCAAAAATCGCCCGCGAATACGGCACGCCCTGCGCCGTCATCGACATGGACAGGGTCGAGCGCAACATTGCGCGCATCCAGAAGGCCTGCGACGACGCCGGCATCGCCAACCGGCCGCATATCAAGACGCACAAGAACCCGACGATCGCAAAGATGCAGGTCGCGGCCGGCGCCAAGGGCATCACCTGCCAGAAGATCGGCGAGGCCGAGATCATGGCCAATGCCGGCATCGACGACATCCTGATCAGCTACAATCTGCTCGGCGAGGAAAAGATGGCGCGGCTCGGCGCGCTCAATGCCAAGACCAGGATGACGGTCGCCGCCGACAATTCGACCGTCGTTGCCGGACTGCCCAAGGCCGCCGCGGCCTCGGGCCGTCCGCTCTCGGTCGTGGTCGAATGCGATACGGGGCGCAAGCGCGCGGGCGTCGAGACGCCGGCGGAAGCGATCGCGCTGGCGCGCGAGATCGCCGCGTCGAAGGGGCTCGAATTTGCCGGCTTCATGCTCTACCCGACCGAGACTGGCTGGGGCGATGCGCAGAAATTCTTCGACGAGGCACTGGCCGGCGTGCGCGCGCACGGGCTGGACGCCAAGATCGTCTCGACCGGCGGCACACCGAACCTGGTCAACATCGGCAAGCTCAGGGGCGGCACCGAGCATCGCTTCGGAACCTATATTTACAACGACCGCATGCAGGTCGCAGCCGGCTCCGCCACCTGGGACGATTGCGCGCTGCACGTCTATTCGACGGTGGTGAGCCGCGCCGCCCCCGAGCGCGGCATTCTCGATGCCGGCTCGAAGACATTGACGACCGACACCGGCGGCCTCGACGGCCACGGCCTGATCCTCGAGCACCCCGAGGCCAAGATCGCCAAATTCGCAGAGGAGCACGGCTTCCTCGACCTCTCCCGCAGCAACACACGCCCGAATGTCGGCGATGTCGTCCGCATCGTGCCGAACCACGTCTGCGTCGTCGTCAACATGATGGACGAGGTGGTGATGGTCCGCGGCGATGAGATCATCGGCACGCTTCCGGTGGCGGCGCGCGGGAAGTTGCGATAG